The region CTACTCAGCATGCCAGCGGGAAAAAACCGAAGACGGCGTAGCACTTCTCTCCACCCACCGCAAAGCCCATGCTGACCAGCCACGACGACCCAGGACCGCGGAAAGAAATCACCCGGCCAAGCGAGATCATCGACTCCCACCCCGCGAACCCATTTCACTCCGGCCATGATCGATCCTCCCAAAAATCGGATCGGGCCGAGTGCGGAGATCAACTATAAAATCACGATGACAACATCAAGAAGCCCGCTGACCTGCGCGTTCACGTCAGGTCAGCGGGCTGTCGTGACCGTCGGGACGGCGGGATTCGAACCCCACGAACCCTTAACCCCCAGCTGCACAACCAGCGCAAATAGAGAAACCACAGGCAAGGGCGCTACCGTTCACTACCGTACAGAACGGCACGACGCGGAACTCGCCAACACAATCCTCCCACTTTCCTCCCGGCGCCAGCGTCAAAACGGCCTGTCAGGAACCACCCAATAGACGGTGGACGGAGTTGCGCACCATGCATCCGGATCGGGCTACCGGAGCCCGGCTAATGCGACGGGGGCACCGATTGGTTCCGAGCCGTCCTGCCTGTCCAACCGAGCTCCGTCTCGGGACGCCTTCGACAGGACAGGCGGAAACATCGGACGAGCTGCAAGAACAGCAGGTAGACCCGGGGTGGGGAAGCTATTTCTGCGTGTTCCCGAGCTGCGCCGGGCCAATAGGCTTGCCACGCAGGGTTACCACACAACCACCCCCCGCATCGCGATGGGTAGACTAACGGAACCGGGCCGCACGATTCGAAGATTTAGAGGGGCATGTGACCACAGACGAGCACAGCACACCGGAACACCCGACAGCCAGGGAAAAGTTACTCCAAAAAGAGGAAACTCAACGCACCCCCAACATCCGAAATAGCATAGATGGGTCGAGCATTTCCAATGCGATTCAAGCTGATCAAATCCATGGTGGCGTACATTTTTATTCAGCAGATTTACGCGACCACCTCTATCGCGAAGAAGCTCCTGCCGCTCAAGCTGCCAACGGCCAGCCAGAGCTCGAGACAGGGGGCAATAAACCAAGGAATGCTTTCGTCGAATATTTCACTCGCATCTGGAAAGCGCGTTCTCCCATTTTAATCTGGGGCGCCACAATGCTCAGCCTCGATGTTGCAGTCGTCGGTTTTCTTGAATATATACTTGGCGGCCAGCGCCCAGAGGAGCCAGCTTCCGAGGATCTAAATACAGCACAAGCAGGCAGCTTCTTTTTTGTCATTTTTTTCCCTTCTGCTTCTCTGGCGCCACGCAGCTCGCCGCAGCAACCCAGAAAAGTGGCCATCCCTCAGCGACGTTCACCCCTCCGCTGTGCAATTCCTGAGAAGTCGAATAGCTGCAGTGATCATCCTTACTGGCGCCGTCTTGCTTATAGCGCTTCTGACTCCCGGCCTGATGGATCCAAATGCACTGACCGCACCCTCGAATCCTCAGCCTCAGGGCACTCCAAATGCGCCCACTATTAGCAGCTTTGGCTATCGCATTCTAAACATCCTCGCACTGCTCGAAATATCAGGGCTAATAATATACGTGAATCGCTCCTACGGTCGACGCCCTACCCAACTGTGACCACAACGAAGCAGACATGAAATAATGATGATGGAATGGTCATACGGTCGACACAAAAGGATCTGGCCGAATCCTCGTCGAATCGACCTCCAGCACATCACCGACCACCTCGCCCGGGACCCGCCCAAGAATACTTCCGCAGTTCACCCGCGAGATAGCTCTGTAATGCTGCGCTGTCGGCAAGCGATGAGCGCGAACCGCTACCCGCGCTGAGCTTGCGGCACCAGACCGCCGTCCGGGTTGCGCACCGCGACCCCGACGTTGTCCCTCCGGCCAGCGCCGCGCGAGCGATTTCCGCGCCGAAGCCCCGGGCGGCGCCGGTGATGACGGTGATCAACGCTGCCCTTGCCGACAACCTCATCCGCCCTGGTGAGACACGGCGGGTGCGGCGTAGGGGTAGGTCGACCGTAGTCGCTCGACCGGACGCTTTCGCCGCTGTCGAGCACCCGACATGCTGATCGACCGTGCTGCTGCGACTGGCCTACCTGGGCGTGACGAATGCGTTCGCCATGCTGCGTCTGCTGCCGATGAGTGACCGGGACAAGGACGTCGAGATCACGGACCTCGAGGACGCCGACTGCCGGGCGCGGTTCCTGATCCGGGACCGCGATGGCAAATTTCCCGCCCTATTCGACACTGTCCTGTCGGATTCGAGGATTGAGGTCGTGCTCAGCGGCGTCCAGATGCCGAGAATGAACTCGATCATGGAAAGGTGGGTACAGACCTGCCGACGTGAGCTGCTGGACCGCACTTTGATCTGGAATCAGCGGCACCTACTCCACACCCTACGTGAGTTCGAACAGTTCTACAACTCCCACCGGCCTCACCAAGGCATCGCGAACACCCGCCCGCTGAACCCATTGCCGACTCCCATCGCAGACCCGGACAAGATCGTTCACCTCGACATACGCCGACGCGATCGCCTCGGCGGCATCCTCCACGAGTACGAGCATGCAGCTTGACCTGCACGGATGAGGTTTTCGGCAAGGGCACTCCAGTACTCCACCGAGACCGGGTATCGCAAGGTCCAGACGCCCCGGGCGGTTCAGCGATGACTTTTCGAGCGGTACAGGACGATACAGTGCCGATCAACTGACAGACTCCACTTAGGAATGTGCCGGTTTCCGTCCCAGTCGTCCGCGGTTTCTCCGTCATTGGTCACCGCCCACGGCGGAGTTTTTGAGAGCGTCCGAAGCGCATTCCAGTCATCCCTGCGCAACGAACCGCACAGATTGCTTCAGCGCCTTGATCGCCCCGTCGATGTCCGCTAGCCGCGCCGCCAGCGTCGACGTTGCCAGTTCCTGCGGGAGTGCCTCGTTGAACTTGAGGCCGTTCAGTGCTCTTTCCTCGATTTCCGGTAGACGCGAGCGGGTTTCGGGGTCGGCGACTCCCGCCTGCCACATCTCGCGTGTTAGGTCGCCGCGTAGGCGGATCGACACGTCGTCGAAGCGGGTGTACTGGTCCGTTAGGTCTTCCAACGTCGCGGAGAGCGACGCATTCGCGCGG is a window of Saccharopolyspora erythraea NRRL 2338 DNA encoding:
- a CDS encoding integrase core domain-containing protein, with translation MLLRLAYLGVTNAFAMLRLLPMSDRDKDVEITDLEDADCRARFLIRDRDGKFPALFDTVLSDSRIEVVLSGVQMPRMNSIMERWVQTCRRELLDRTLIWNQRHLLHTLREFEQFYNSHRPHQGIANTRPLNPLPTPIADPDKIVHLDIRRRDRLGGILHEYEHAA